One Pygocentrus nattereri isolate fPygNat1 chromosome 12, fPygNat1.pri, whole genome shotgun sequence DNA window includes the following coding sequences:
- the LOC108413116 gene encoding keratin, type I cytoskeletal 15-like → MASKDKEIIEVTDVTVAGSTEIATSRGQILNLQTELDTLLLQKTYQEHLVDAQGQKQVQLLALSRLAGGLEAELASVRDSALHQAQEYQLLLSTKVQLEKETATYKTLLEGTEDLSKIAGISLPPSIAWSAPALASAAPKIYAESKSGGLISSTKARCGWKFLFQQNRRSHYQMFED, encoded by the exons atgGCTTCGAAAGACAAAGAGATAATAGAAGTTACCGATGTCACGGTGGCAGGGAGCACTGAGATTGCTACGAGCCGAGGTCAGATCCTGAACCTTCAGACTGAGCTGGACACACTGCTGCTCCAG AAGACCTACCAGGAGCACCTGGTGGATGCTCAGGGGCAAAAGCAGGTACAGCTGCTGGCTTTGAGTCGCCTGGCTGGTGGTCTGGAGGCTGAGCTGGCTTCAGTGCGGGACAGCGCTCTGCACCAGGCCCAAGAATATCAGTTGCTGCTTAGCACTAAAGTGCAGCTGGAGAAAGAGACTGCTACCTACAAAACCCTGTTGGAGGGTACTGAGGACCTCAGCAAGATCGCTGGCATCAGTCTTCCACCATCGATAGCATGGAGCGCCCCAGCACTTGCTTCAGCTGCTCCAAAGATCTATGCAGAGAGTAAGTCAGGGGGTCTAATCTCGTCCACAAAGGCCCGGTGTGGCTGGAAATTTTTATTCCAACAAAACAGAAGATCGCATTATCAAATGTTTGAGGACTGA